The nucleotide sequence CTCCCCAGGAGACGTTCGGAGCCCAGGACATGTCGGGAATGAGGAGATACGAAGTGGCGCTGGAGGCGGAGGAGGAGTGAGTGGAGGCGGGTTCTGCGGAGGAGGAACCAGGCGGCTccggggtgggggagggtggagTTCtgcgggggcgaggggtgggcGGGGCGAGCCTCCGAGGGGCGTGGGCTGCGAAGGGTGCCGATTTTAGGGGCGGGGCGGAGCCTTCCTCGAGGGCGAGGCGCCGTGGGGCGGAGTCTGTGGGGTCAgctccgccccgccccgccccgcccgcctcTGCCCTCTCTCTGCAGGATCTACTGGGGCTGTTTCTACTTTTTCCCCTGGCTGCGCATGTGGCGGAGGGAGCGGAGGTGAGGGGGCTGCGATACCGCGGGCCAGCCCCGGGCATGGACGAGACTCAGTCTCTGAGGACCCATCGGGGGGATTCCGGTAGCTCCCGCCCCGCCTCATGCCAGTGTCGGGTCGCCCCACAGCTCGGCGCACCCCGGGGAGCAGAAGCTGGAGCCTCTGCGAGGCCTGATGAGCTGTCTGTCCAGCGGCCTGGGCCCTGCTCCCCAGCGCTCGGGTCGTAGCCTCCCCCGCCGCAGCCCCACCGCCGCTGCCCAGCCAGCCAGTGCATTAAAGATTTAAACCGAAGCCCACCGTACTGACCTCCTGACTCTGCCGCCGCTGTCGCCATTCGAGCCGAGCGCCCCTCCCCACACTGGCTCTGTTCCGTACTGACAGGGCGTCCCTCCCTAAAAGGGTGCCCTTCCACGTCAAAGCCCCTCATCAGTGTCAGGCCTCCTGTTACTATCAATGActgtctcccccaaccccatgccCCAAAAACCCATACTGTGAATAGCCTATATGAAGAGAACTAAATAATCCTGCCTGTTACTCCCTTCCTCCGAGCCAGGACTTTGCCAACTGTCTGAAGAATCTTCTCTGCTGGGAGTGTAtctcaaaacattttaaacagaGGTGTAGGATGCAGGCTGTAAATGAGAAGAGGGGGAGATTCCTAGAAGCTGCCTGCCACAGAGGAGGGACTTGGGTTGGTGACCTTTCCTACAGTTCATACCCCAACTTTTGGCTCCTCCAGTCTGATCCCAAGTTTAGAGATCCTTGGCATCAGCCTACCTAGCAGTTCTTGCTCCCTCCCTAGGAGAGTCCAAGGGCCACTGCTCTCTGCCGCCCCCTTCTGTCACCCAATCAGTCTGGGACCCACTAACTCAAGTGATGAGAATCAGAGGCTGCTATGTGGGCCTACCTTCAGTTAGGGACTGGACCCAGCACCAGAAAGGGCACCACAAGATTAAGTTAAAGAAAGAGACAGCCCAGTTTCTGGCTGGGGCCAAAGCTTTCAGCCTGCA is from Macaca mulatta isolate MMU2019108-1 chromosome 15, T2T-MMU8v2.0, whole genome shotgun sequence and encodes:
- the LOC699778 gene encoding uncharacterized protein LOC699778 → MSGMRRYEVALEAEEEIYWGCFYFFPWLRMWRRERSSAHPGEQKLEPLRGLMSCLSSGLGPAPQRSGRSLPRRSPTAAAQPASALKI